From a single Botrytis cinerea B05.10 chromosome 4, complete sequence genomic region:
- the Bcaqp6 gene encoding Bcaqp6 has protein sequence MSGEGTDLPTFQSSRTADGDVINRPGSSQQQLVPIAHTISSPSKAYQKDTAMWSPPLSSHPIMSPPDLTPQHPVFSTEDLTRPAAGLRRRPSVPPPRRYSNGDYDPKLSFTSDTGRALRAREDLYYSDRERENSMSSRTRARDDHPHPDYHERSRPPRTYRNVVGWESGPQKSYFDDSSRSDLGKDRDLEKGMREAGAAPEWASGEKVRRKSTDESIDGYNYESHKRNGTKGTIDLNNLTPEERAMVLRLPWTQWMNSNFKNHFVATIGEFVGTTMFLFFAFAGTQVANIDSNTVNTTTGAATGFNIAVQLYIAVIFGFSLMVNVWIFFRISGGLFNPAVTLGMVLVGAIPIPRAACLFFAQILGGIAASGMVLGLFPTTFNVRTTLGASTSTVQGVFIEAILTAELVFTIFMLAKEKHKATFIAPVGIGLALFIAEMVGVYYTGGSLNPARSFGPCVVSGSFDKEHWIYWIGPITGTFIAVFFYKFIKMLEYEMANPGQDGDAKNDPTQNEKKREQILEERNRRYEKRNGSLRPGSRLS, from the exons ATGTCAGGAGAAGGCACAGACCTTCCAACATTCCAAAGCAGTAGGACTGCGGATGGAGATGTTATAAACCGTCCTGGTTCTTCACAACAACAATTGGTACCAATTGCACATACTATATCGTCCCCTTCTAAGGCATATCAAAAGGATACGGCAATGTGGTCGCCTCCCCTTTCATCACATCCAATCATGTCACCACCAGACCTCACTCCACAACACCCTGTCTTCTCCACTGAAGATCTTACAAGACCAGCTGCAGGTCTGAGAAGAAGACCATCAGTACCTCCACCAAGAAGATATTCCAATGGCGATTACGACCCCAAGCTTAGCTTCACATCCGATACAGGGAGAGCTCTTCGTGCTCGAGAAGACCTCTACTATAGCGATCGGGAGAGAGAGAACTCAATGTCATCCCGCACACGTGCTCGTGATGATCACCCTCATCCTGATTATCACGAACGTTCCCGTCCTCCACGTACATATCGCAATGTTGTAGGATGGGAAAGTGGTCCACAGAAATCATACTTTGATGATTCTTCGAGAAGTGATCTTGGCAAAGATCGAGACTTAGAAAAGGGGATGAGAGAAGCAGGTGCTGCACCTGAGTGGGCTAGTGGTGAGAAGGTTAGAAGAAAGAGTACAGATGAGAGTATCGATGGGTATAACTATGAATCGCATAAACGGAATGGAACGAAAGGAAcgattgatttgaataatttgacGCCAGAAGAAAGAGCTATGGTTCTGAGGTTACCATGGACACAATGGATGAACAGCAATTTCAAGAATC ACTTCGTCGCAACAATCGGTGAATTCGTCGGCACAACtatgtttctcttctttgcttttgctgGTACTCAAGTAGCCAATATCGACAGTAACACAGTAAACACTACCACAGGTGCCGCGACAGGTTTCAACATCGCAGTTCAGCTTTACATTGCAGTTATCTTCGGTTTCTCTCTCATGGTCAACGTATGGATTTTCTTCCGTATTTCTGGTGGTCTCTTCAACCCCGCCGTTACCCTCGGTATGGTACTTGTCGGTGCTATCCCTATTCCCCGCGCTGCCTGTCTATTCTTCGCCCAGATCCTCGGTGGCATAGCTGCTAGTGGAATGGTTCTCGGTCTCTTCCCTACTACATTCAATGTACGAACTACGCTCGGGGCTTCGACATCTACTGTACAAGGTGTGTTTATCGAGGCGATTCTGACAGCTGAGTTGGTATTTACCATCTTCATGTTGGCGAAGGAGAAACATAAGGCTACTTTCATTGCGCCAGTGGGTATTGGTTTGGCCTTGTTCATCGCCGAGATGGTGGGAGTCTATTATACTGGAGGAAGTTTGAACCCGGCGAGAAGCTTTGGTCCTTGTGTTGTTAGTGGATCTTTCGATAAGGAGCATTGGATTTATT GGATCGGACCAATAACCGGAACATTCATCGCAGTATTCTTCTACAAATTCATCAAGATGCTTGAATACGAAATGGCAAATCCAGGTCAAGACGGAGATGCAAAGAATGACCCCAcacaaaatgaaaagaagcGAGAACAAATCTTGGAAGAGAGAAACAGGAGGTACGAGAAGAGGAATGGAAGTTTGAGACCGGGAAGTCGGTTGAGTTAA
- the Bcpof1 gene encoding Bcpof1 produces MSLPSPSDAQLEMTPSPSRVAFYTSNLSSFISSPSTFRILRTLSPPTPLPPIPPTPKNLTSATFDAYDAYRGPLYFPPTATSTASNEPLGHPKNPSRDHQSPSNPNTPQTLYILDSSFNPPTLAHAHICLSALNDHYSSSESAHTNARLLILLSTQNADKKITGASLEERLVGMECFANDLLTNWYYPHSAYHYKKEKLDRLNGKSSEVNESESSDAESLEIDSNSEPEPIGGTKSKSSLPQPPSSEPLPPDNPNSRPKINVDIGLTSLPYFHDKSAAIEASSLYPPSTTHIHCTGYDTLIRVLNPKYYPPTHDLSPLIPFLSNHKLRVTYRIDKDCTKEDQDAYLSKMQHELPSLGGKKEWIEDKKIYMASGLEGKEISSTKVRSMVKQYSAPDPHRRGQGSSKFRGKGKQENKKIKEGLKGVVGTSVGKWITGEKLYRWEAKENGQ; encoded by the coding sequence ATGTCTTTACCCTCTCCCTCAGATGCACAACTAGAAATGACACCTTCACCCTCTCGCGTTGCATTCTACACTAGCAATCTCTCCTCCTTTATCTCCTCCCCCTCTACCTTTCGCATCCTGCGTACCCTATCTCCGCCCACACCACTACCCCCCATCCCTCCCACACCCAAAAACCTCACTTCCGCAACCTTCGACGCATACGATGCCTATCGCGGGCCTCTTTACTTTCCTCCCACTGCTACTAGCACCGCCTCAAACGAACCTTTAGGACATCCAAAGAACCCAAGCCGAGATCATCAATCTCCCTCTAATCCCAACACTCCGCAAACCCTCTACATACTCGATTCCTCCTTCAACCCGCCTACCCTTGCACACGCACATATTTGTCTCTCCGCTTTAAACGACCACTACTCTTCCTCTGAATCAGCTCACACAAATGCGAGGTTATTAATCTTACTCAGTACCCAAAATGCCGATAAAAAGATTACCGGCGCGAGTTTAGAGGAGAGATTGGTGGGAATGGAGTGTTTTGCGAATGATTTATTGACGAATTGGTATTATCCTCATTCGGCTTATCATTacaagaaagagaagcttGATCGTTTGAATGGAAAATCATCCGAGGTGAATGAATCCGAATCTTCGGACGCCGAATCCTTAGAAATCGATTCCAATTCCGAACCGGAGCCAATAGGTGGAAcgaaatccaaatcttccCTTCCTCAACCTCCTTCATCTGAACCCCTACCTCCCGATAATCCCAACTCGAGGCCTAAAATCAATGTAGATATAGGTTTAACCTCTCTCCCCTATTTCCACGACAAATCCGCTGCCATCGAAGCCTCCTCTCTCTACCCGCCTTCAACGACACACATCCATTGCACCGGCTACGATACTCTAATCCGCGTCCTCAATCCTAAATACTATCCACCTACTCAtgatctctctcctctcatcccaTTCCTCTCAAACCATAAACTTCGCGTAACTTACCGCATCGACAAAGACTGTACAAAAGAAGACCAAGATGCATACCTATCGAAAATGCAGCATGAACTACCCAGCCTAGGAGGAAAAAAGGAATGGATAGAAGATAAGAAGATCTATATGGCTTCAGGACtcgaaggaaaagaaatcagCTCCACCAAAGTTAGATCGATGGTTAAACAATACAGCGCACCGGATCCGCACCGGAGAGGACAGGGAAGTTCGAAATTtaggggaaagggaaagcaGGAAAATAAGAAGATTAAAGAGGGATTGAAGGGAGTCGTAGGAACATCGGTGGGGAAATGGATCACGGGGGAGAAGTTATATCGGTGGGAGGCGAAGGAGAATGGGCaatga